cacaCAGCAAGGCGGCATCTATTTTTCTTTGTAGTTCTCTGCGTTTTACTCCACTTGCAACGTACCCGACTCCTGCCACAACCTGCGGTCGGGTCAGTTTGTTCTTTGAAGGCATTGACTTTCGTTTATGGTCTCACATTAACCGAGAAGCTGATTAGGTTGTCAAAGTAAGTTTCAACTTTACCTTTAACAGAAAGTAACGTGTTTTAGGGGAACATGCGACCTTTTCTATGAAACGTTCAGGATTGTCTGTTAGAACATCGTTTGTGTCGATGTTACAGAACATCCATGGACTTCCTGCTTTCAAAGGGTGGAAGCTAAGAAAGGTCCCAAACATGCTTTTTACCCGGAGTTTCAGATGAGattaattaaaacagtatttgaGAACGTTTTCTGTGGTGTCTTTTTTTGCTGTGTAAAAGTGGGCACGGGCGAATATCAACACGCTCAATCTTGGGAAAATAGATTTAATCAAATTGTATTGTAATAAACATACATGACAGAAAATTCCTCAAATACAATATGATCATGTTTCAAGTATAAAATACCGTTTCAAGCAATAGTAAACAAATAAAGTAATGAAGATATTAAAGTCTCAATTaaccttccttttccctttttccaaAAACGACTGTAAACTCATACACGTGTCGACgggctgaataaaaaaaaaaaataaaaaaaaaagcggacGCCACTTTCCAATCCAGCCGCTCCGCCGTCAGCGACGCCCGGCCGGGGTGAAGTACTGCAACACGGCGGAGAAGAGGTCCCTCAGCAGCCGGGGGGTCTGCTCGCACACTCCCCTCACCAGGGTGAGCGCCAGGGCCGCGGCCACGCGCTCCTGGGGCAGGTGCTCCAGACCGACGCCCCGCCTCATCGCCCGCTCCACCTCCCACGTCAGGTGATCTTTCCACTGCTGCAAGTGAACAGAAGGGACCCGGTCAGAACAAGGCGAGTAGGACGACGTTTGGAGTCTGAATTTGCTGTGAAGTGGGTGGATGTCCAGCTGTTGCACACTGACGTTTGTTCatcaaataattcaaatgaaatgatgtAATCCAGTTCATCTTAAAAAGATGACCCTTAGGTCCACATGAACCGCCCAGCAGATTATGAAGTTTTGAGGGCAGCGACCGAACGCACTGTGTAACACAGCAAAGAGCCAAGTGTTTAGTGACTCGGACTGTTACTGCTATCGTTGGCCTACTGAATCAGCACCTGGGAGGCCGACTCCCGCTAAACAAATCTCAAGAGTGGAAACATTTAATAAGAGCTAAATAATCCCCATTAATGATCTCCTTGCTGTAACTGACTTATCTACAGTCCTGCGTATCGCAGACTGTGAGCGTCACATCATCCGCGTTCCCCTGTGCTCGGAGCGGACTCACCTCAGAGGGGGAGGCCGAGATGTTCCTGCCCAGGTTGCCGGTCGCCTCGGCCACAACGTTGAGTTCAAACTGGTCGGCGATGTCTCGCAGCCCCTGTGCGATCTGATGAAGATCTGCCTCTGCACGGTTccgtaaaaagaaaacaaagattatCTAAACAATCAGCACACCTCGGTGAACGTTGTGTACTGTGATTTAATCCATGTTAATATTCTGGGAAAACAAGACGTGACATTTGACCTCTTCAGTCAATAAGATGATTGAAATGTAGACTGGATCTGACTGAGACACCAAGTCACATGAAATGGCTGACAGCTGTCACTTCCTGCTTTCCCTTCAAGGCACAAGTGGTTTCATTACTGTATCTTGAAAACAACTTTGACTGTGATGAGGTGTGATCGCTTTTACAGCTCACCGGTGTGATTGGACACATCCACCAAAATAGCTtccagaaataaaacacacacacacaaagaagcataaaacacaaaacagctgaTCCGATATAAGTCTGGGGGGGGTCTACCATCCAAATACTCACGGGGCAACTGCAGCTCCACGGAAGGCATGATGTTCCCGAGATCAGCGGTGATGCAGCGGCTGGACGGGTGTCCGTCCGTCTCCAGGTCCCCGTCACCCGGCGCGTCCCCCGCGGGGCCACCGAGGTCGATGCGCCGGCTCCGGAGGACGTCTTCGCGCAAGGAGTTGAGCGCTTTCCCGTAACCCGGAGACGCGCAGTCGGCTTGAAGGAAGGCCAAAGCCACCAGGGCGGCGTTCTGCTCCCCGAGGGCATCCATCGGTGATCGCTgccggggagggaggaaggaaggaagggggcACTTTTGAATGAAGACTCGCAGACGCGATGAAACAAAAGTCAGCTAACGTCAGGTGACGCACTCATGAGTTAAGAAGAGTAAAAGTGGAGAACTCACGTTTAGAAATGTCAACTGCAAACAACTCAGCTGACGTCGCGCGCGCCGGCTAGGAACGCGAGCTGAAGCTAACGTTAACGCATCGATGCTAACGTTACGTTAGCCAGGAAGCGTAAAACGGTGACGTTGGGGAGAAGCAAAACGTCAGATGTGTtttggcgtgtgcgtgtggatgATGTCACTCAcggtgggttgtttttttttttctttcgccGGGAGCTTCGGGTTCTTCCTACAAAACTACGGTTGACCGGCGATGCGCCATCGAGCTACTGCGCGAGCTGGATAACTGCTGCCTTCAGGGACAGTTGGAAAACCGACCGCTTTATTTAGAAGATTTGTTTATCCGGGATGAGTCCACTTCACACAAACTCCACAAGATCTAGTGTTCGTATCGTCTGTACGACAGCTAACAACTAATTTATAGTACTGATAGTTACTTTAAACTCCTATTTTTATTAAAGGTAGGATAGGACAACGAATAACACACCCACCAACCCACTAACCAGACAGTGCGATGGCTCATAGCTAAGTCCACATCTAGTCACGCAGTTGTCTGCACTTGTAGATAAGAGCCAGTGGAAAGTCCCTTTGTGGCCCGTTTAATGGGCTGGCTGGATTACATAGTGCAAGAGTTGCAAAAGCTGACGAAAATAAAATCAGCCATTGATAAAATGCTTAAAAGTTTTatttacagttaaaaaaaaaaatcatccaacTGCAGCAGTTACATCTCACTTGTCATAAAAATCAATCTGCCTTTAAGTGAGTTAGATCCTTTGAAAACAAACCCCACCTTTGCATCACTGACAATTTATAGAGCTTTtaatccagccccccccccccaaaaaaaaaatctttattgcATGTTGTCATTTGGCCATCAGAGACTCTGCCTTTTTAAGCACAGCCCGGTTTGCAGAAGGACGCGCATATCACCCGAGCAAAGGGCGGGCACGTGGTTGTGTCATTGAGTCACATCAGTCTCCATTCACAAAGCAGCCAAAGCTCATGGACCGAACGGCCTTCCCGCCAACAAGCCTCCTTCCAGATTTGGGTAAAGACCCCATCTTAGCAGATTTCAGCCCAGGACAGTGGTACTGGTCGGGTGATAAAGCTGCCTGACGAGCTTCCTGCAGCTCCCTAAGgaggaaacagaaataaattaatGAATCCAAGACTGAATgaatgatgaagaagaagaagaagaaggcttaAAAGAACAGAACTGGCAATGCCTGTTAAAGTATTATGTTTCCCCGGTTACTTTTCAAGCATGGCTGTCCTGAACTTCTCTACATTGAGCTCTCTACGCAGCCGAGCGGCGACCCTCCCGGTCCGATCCTCCCGCAGGACGGTGTGCTTGCAGAGCTCCCTGGCAGACGGACGCTTTGTCAGGTCGGGATCCAGCAACAACTGacgaggggaaaagaaaaacatttttaacaaccTAGGAGAATTTTCAAAATGATATTTGAattcaataataaaaagaatCATTCCAGAAATAAGACTACCTGAAGTAGGCCTCTGAATGGAGGAGACAGCTCCTTTGGCAGTTTGGGGAGCTTCCCCTCTCGAAGTCTGTGCCACTCGTCTCCATTTTGAGGCAGAGGCGGTGCGCCGGCTGCCCTCAGAATTGTAAGGCCCAGAGCGAAGATGTCGGCCTTTGGCAGCTGACTGTAGTCCTAGAGAGCAAAGACACAGCCGAAAGAAGCTCTTGGAAAACGTGATGCAATGGGTTTTATTTGGACGAATCTGCAAATCGCCTACTCTTCCGTCATCAACTGCTTTGCAAAATGTTTACCTCGTGCAGGACCTCTTTGGCCAGAAAGCGGCTGTCCCCTTCCTCAACTTGAGGACTGCTGCTAGAGGTCACATGACCCAGATCCCCTGCAGAAAACAAGTCCCCACACTTTAGAGCAAACGACGACATTCGgcagatatagatatatatatatatatatatatatggaaacaGTCAACACAATACCCAGTCTACCATTATACCAGTAGGGCAGAGtaacacccaccccccccccccaaaccgtTTGCCCGACTACCCTGAAAATGTAGGGGAAAGACAGATACCGATTTTGTAAATGACTCCCGCTGAAGTGCTTCGgtcatcctcctcttcactcTCCCCTTCACCCGATGCACTTGCGCTGGGACGCTGGCAAATGAATATATTACCTGCGAAaggaatgaaacaaaaaaaaaaaaaaaaggaggtttaGCCTTCAAATTACAAGAAAACCGTGAGGAACTGCTATCTGACACTTACTAGGTTTGATGTCCAGGTGGACGAGGCCAGCGCTGTGGATGTATTTTAATCCCATGGACACTTGTAAGAGCAGATCCTTCAACTCGCCCTCTGAAAATATCTCCTCCCGCATCTTCCTCGTCGCAATGACGTCGCTGAGGCTTCCACCTGGCCGCAGACAATGACTGAATCGTTCATTCCATTTGACGTAAATGGTGCCTTCGGGCGGAAATGGGACACGTACCATCGCAGTATTCGTTCTGAATGATCATGTGATCGTCTTCTGCCCATGCTGAATAATACCGAACTACGTGTGGGTGGTGCCCAAGAACCGCATGTGCATACACTTCCTTTAGGGCGAGCTGCCTGAGAGgacacaagaaaaaagaaagaaaaagggtcaGATAAATTTGGATGATAAAAGCGGACTCAGGCACACAGCGTCTTTCTGCTGACTCACTCATTGGTAGAGCCTGCCAGGGGTTGGCGAGAGCGCTTTATGGCGTACAAGCAACCATCCAGCCTCTTCACACACTTGTAAACGGCCCCAAACTCCCCCACACCGATGCACTCCAGCTCCAGGAACTCGCTCTCGTAGCGCGACAGCATGAGGGCTTGGACAGCTCGTCTCTGCCAGAAAAACAGACTGAGGGCCttgtgtgggaaaaaaaaatcaaacgcattTCTGAACGGAGGAACTCTCGTCACAGACGCTCGGTCTCGAGCGAGGGAATTGCTGCGTCACCAAATATGGTAGCACTTCCACGagggaaaggattgacagatctTTTCTTTTGGAGATGCCTTTGAGAAATGACGGAAGCAGGATGGGCAGCGTCATTTCGGGCGAAACAAGAAGTGAAGAGGCAGGCAAAGATGACACAGCCGGATTATGAAATCAAAAACAGAAGCGTTGCAGAAATATGGTTACATCCGCCACCGAAGCGTGGATGAAACCAATTTTTTACCTTCGGAGGAAGAAAggcatcatcatcctcctcagaTGACGTTAGGCTGTGTTTCAAcctgaaaaatgaaaagggcTTTCACACCTTTTATGTGCTCTGAACTAAAATGCATTAGGACGAGATAGAAAAGCCAAGACTGTGTGAGgacaataaaaacaggaagaagaggaatTCCTCAGTGCACTGCGTGAGGTATCCAACGAGCAATCACATCTTCAAATGGTAATAGGGCCCATCTGTGTAAAAATGCCAGGCGCATATTGGCCCTACACGGACCTTTACAGATCTACAATAAAGCATGCAGCGTAGTTACCTGCGTCCATAATCCTGATCATTATCACTCCTACAACGGTCCTTCCACTGCTGCTCGCTGCTCCTGCGGACTGTTTCAGGGGTGAAAGGATTCACGTTGACGGAAGGTGCCTGGATGAAGTTGCCACTAGCGGAGGCGAAACACAGGGTTCGCTTAGGGCGGCCTATCTTGGTGCTGGAGCAAGGCTGGGACGACTTTGACAGAAGACTCTACAGGGGGGggacaaacacaattcataacAACAGGGAAGTGAGACCACATGGGCGTCACTCTGAACGACCCCTCACCTTGGGTGTGCTGGGAGAGTCACAGAGCCGCAGTTTATTCCAGGCTGCGTAAGGTATAGGACTTGTGCACTGTAAAGGGGAACACAAGGTGTTGCTTCTACTGCGTTGGCGTTGCACCCTGGGCGCTCTGCGGCCGGAGCTGGGACTGCTGAGCCGGGGACTACGGAGACTGCTGAGCCGGGGACTGCTGAGCCGGGGACTGCTGAGCCGGGGACTGTGGATCATCGGGGTGCAGTCGTCGGAGCTGTGGCCGCTGCTAGTCCCCTCTTCTCCACAGCTGGTGAAGTCCAGCTGCTGGCTGATCTCGTCAAACAACGTTGCCATGCTTGGGGTCTAAGGGTTAGACAAAAAGTATGATTCTAATATTCGACTGAATTTATAGTGCAAAAAGGCCACTTTGCCTTTACAGTCGGCTTACACATAACCAGTATGATACGATTAGATTTCTACATCCACAACAAATGTCATTCTCCAAACAAAATGATGTGAAAGCTCAACAGCTGCTTCATGCATCGGCCATTGACGCACTGATGGTATTGTAATTTAAGTTAAGAGTAATATTGTGTGTTCATCATGAATACTCACCATCAAGGCGCATCTCCTCACCAGCGTCGCAACCACGCTTTGAATGTCGCGCCTCGTATGCAAATTACTTCCTGCTTAAATAAACTGTGCCGCGGGAGTTGCGCAATCGAGCTCTCAGATTGGCTGAAAATCACACACTTGACGTTCAAATGGTTGTTAATTgcataaactatttttttttaccgcgTTTCCTTAAAACTAAGAAGTTTGTGGATGTTAATGGATAATGCCATTCCAATACATTAAACAAACgttgaaaataaaattgtaTACTACACTTAAATAAAACAGGTGCACTACGTCTGGATGCCAATGCGAATGGCACGACGATGTGAACGTGTGATTTATTATGGACTACATTAAAAAGCCCTTAAGCAAAATTAGGTCACGCTATGAAATAGTAATGAAGACACGTGGGCGGAAGTCAGCGACGTCATCAAAACAGTCGGCGGGCGGAGGAAAAGCAGCCCATCCGTGGATGTGACACGCTTACAAATACATAGAAAACAACCCAGCGATCAGCAGCAGGACACGATGATCCAACTCCAGCACCGTGTGTAGTGCGGTCGATTCAACCGGACGGCGAAGTTTCGTtcgtttcctctctctctcaccctccccgAGTCCCTCAGAgggagcaccaccaccaccaccaccatggtGAAGCAGTCGGACCGAGCCCCGCTGCTGGACTGGGAGGAGATCCCACCGGCCGATGCGAGCCAGGccgcccagcagcagcagcagcagcagcagcatccgcCTCTGCCGCCGTCGCGGGAGGAGAAGGTCGCCCCGAAAAGTTCGCAGCCACCGGGGCGGCGCCCGGCCGCGGTGACCGTGGCTGGCACCGGGTGGAGCGCCGCCGTCACCCGCGGGCCCGAGAGCAGCGCAACAGCTGCGGACCGCAGCGGCAACGGAAGCCCGGGCCGCCCGCGGGCGGAGCCTCCCGGCCCGGGTCGCGGTGCCCTCTTCCCCGGCCTCTCGTCGAGGGGCCAGTGGGAGGAAAAAGACCAGATCGTGGCGGTGTTCGTGGTGACCTTTGGTACAAGATCAGGTGAGCAAACCAGCGTGTCGCGAGGGATCTTTTGTCTCCCGTCTTTTTAGAAGTGCTATTTGTGGTCCAGATAACTAAATGTCCTCCAATTGTCCTATAATGTTTTCCACTGCgtcgtgtgggggggggggtgagggtgcCTGTTGCAGGAGGGGGTTATCAAACATCTCTAATGTAAAGTCTCAAATAAATAGCTCCAATCGACCCACAGTGCAGAAATAACCCAAGTGCGAGCGCCTTTAGAGACCACCATCCCATTAGAACAGACCACAAGTCAGCTTCAGCTTCATACATGGAGGCCTTGAGTGCAAAGACTGTTACAGTAGCTGAGTCAGAGCTTTCTTTCTGTCGCTGACCTCTTGCCACATGACTCAAATGCAGAATTGGAGGAAGTTGCCGGAATCAGAAGAAGCCAGAAGGGAAAGTGACTTGAcattttattctgtgtgtgtgtgtgtgtgtgtgtgtgtgtgtgtgtggatggcaGGGAATATGATCGAGTGGTGCCTGCCTCACGACGTCAACCTGGATGGAGTTGAATTCAAGTCAATCGCTAGCGGCTCCCACCGGATCACCAGTGACTTCATGTATGTACTCCCAGTCCCCCCGCCCATCGTGACTCACCGACACGTGTTTAATCTGTCCTTGTGACATCCTTCACACCGTGTTTACTCCCGgtctttgcttttgcctttcgGCCAGATATTTCCGCAAAGGCTGTTACTTTGGTCTGGCCTGCTTTGCTAACATGCCCGTGGACAGTGAGCTGGAGCGAGGGGCCAGGATGAAGTCCGTGGGGATTCTGTCTCCCTCCTACACGCTGCTCTACCGCTACATGCACTTTCTGGAGAACCAAGTCAGGTGAGACATGCTGCGGTTCACCCCTGGATCTGTTTGTTATTTCTATCTGACATTATcacatttttgtgttctttttttttttttttacctccttttatttctctccttgACGGGTTTACAGGATTTGTTCTTTGTGAGCCAACCCCCTGCTCTCGCTTGTTTGTTAAAATTTGACTCCTCTGTTAAACATGGATCCAGAGTCCAGGTTACAGCGATCGTCACAAGATACCATTCAGTTGTTTTTTGTATGGTCCCATGCTCGAAGGCGCCTGGACAGTCTTTGTTCTCTTCAGcatctctgctcctcttccccaCTTCTCTCAAAAGCTTATCTATCTACCGATCTAGAGCTATatctatctctatatatatatgcatatatatttttttttattcgtgC
The DNA window shown above is from Gasterosteus aculeatus chromosome X, fGasAcu3.hap1.1, whole genome shotgun sequence and carries:
- the LOC120808732 gene encoding BH3-interacting domain death agonist, producing the protein MDALGEQNAALVALAFLQADCASPGYGKALNSLREDVLRSRRIDLGGPAGDAPGDGDLETDGHPSSRCITADLGNIMPSVELQLPQADLHQIAQGLRDIADQFELNVVAEATGNLGRNISASPSEQWKDHLTWEVERAMRRGVGLEHLPQERVAAALALTLVRGVCEQTPRLLRDLFSAVLQYFTPAGRR
- the wee2 gene encoding wee1-like protein kinase 2 isoform X1; translation: MTPSMATLFDEISQQLDFTSCGEEGTSSGHSSDDCTPMIHSPRLSSPRLSSPRLSSLRSPRLSSPSSGRRAPRVQRQRSRSNTLCSPLQCTSPIPYAAWNKLRLCDSPSTPKSLLSKSSQPCSSTKIGRPKRTLCFASASGNFIQAPSVNVNPFTPETVRRSSEQQWKDRCRSDNDQDYGRRLKHSLTSSEEDDDAFLPPKRRAVQALMLSRYESEFLELECIGVGEFGAVYKCVKRLDGCLYAIKRSRQPLAGSTNEQLALKEVYAHAVLGHHPHVVRYYSAWAEDDHMIIQNEYCDGGSLSDVIATRKMREEIFSEGELKDLLLQVSMGLKYIHSAGLVHLDIKPSNIFICQRPSASASGEGESEEEDDRSTSAGVIYKIGDLGHVTSSSSPQVEEGDSRFLAKEVLHEDYSQLPKADIFALGLTILRAAGAPPLPQNGDEWHRLREGKLPKLPKELSPPFRGLLQLLLDPDLTKRPSARELCKHTVLREDRTGRVAARLRRELNVEKFRTAMLEKELQEARQAALSPDQYHCPGLKSAKMGSLPKSGRRLVGGKAVRSMSFGCFVNGD
- the wee2 gene encoding wee1-like protein kinase 2 isoform X2, with the protein product MATLFDEISQQLDFTSCGEEGTSSGHSSDDCTPMIHSPRLSSPRLSSPRLSSLRSPRLSSPSSGRRAPRVQRQRSRSNTLCSPLQCTSPIPYAAWNKLRLCDSPSTPKSLLSKSSQPCSSTKIGRPKRTLCFASASGNFIQAPSVNVNPFTPETVRRSSEQQWKDRCRSDNDQDYGRRLKHSLTSSEEDDDAFLPPKRRAVQALMLSRYESEFLELECIGVGEFGAVYKCVKRLDGCLYAIKRSRQPLAGSTNEQLALKEVYAHAVLGHHPHVVRYYSAWAEDDHMIIQNEYCDGGSLSDVIATRKMREEIFSEGELKDLLLQVSMGLKYIHSAGLVHLDIKPSNIFICQRPSASASGEGESEEEDDRSTSAGVIYKIGDLGHVTSSSSPQVEEGDSRFLAKEVLHEDYSQLPKADIFALGLTILRAAGAPPLPQNGDEWHRLREGKLPKLPKELSPPFRGLLQLLLDPDLTKRPSARELCKHTVLREDRTGRVAARLRRELNVEKFRTAMLEKELQEARQAALSPDQYHCPGLKSAKMGSLPKSGRRLVGGKAVRSMSFGCFVNGD